A region from the Drosophila takahashii strain IR98-3 E-12201 chromosome 2L, DtakHiC1v2, whole genome shotgun sequence genome encodes:
- the ast gene encoding protein asteroid yields MGVRGLTSYIAQRAEIYLKPYELHSTALVIDGDNLSCNLYKDVTGSYSAFGGDYDDFYRAVVQFFQVLAECNIRPYVLMDGGYEERKLRTVSTRLRGKISVIKKINPNASITLFPLHLKEVFVDAVRDCGVPVMRCVFEADDELAALARKLNCPVLSYDSDFYIHNVKYIPLITLTVKVLTKQVKDKQKDSRDLRRNEAKNVEKRTKANKIVTGIQNSEQRASPKGSTKTYKYLDCCIYRVSHLCGRSTLSPEKLPLFAALLGNDYIARGAFKNFFAAGMGKAGRSRKLKIQQKRIQVILTWLKEETAESALAKVLSRLKKNQRDSLVSQVNSAISGYSNELCHAYDFFEEQYINAFPYIEPASEEELSDDEELDENRSEGEEVEGQEEAENQEEEEQEEDPEAESAEEEEIDEVEVEDKTLLFPQWFLDKLYPAHLSRYFVDLMHLRKYINNPQIEHFPFHDSNELALPILNYVFSLLHHVDGAKTEPQFDEEGSPIPIEYTYLTRVLRVTNVKYIKMPIEKEPAYAFDPSSPDARHLRAVFEANVPHADTEKLFSKLDELPEDLRLYFLAIIYWLHRSEHCDLLHLHSLILSLLVLRTIDMKIPAEREVKAFRKRFGKTLKAERAVRDKESAEGVKRGIKPALLELSIPDRMEHVPKSDCYLTQERLLPHFHMQEIFKKKFDLYSSTVIHAFAEFQAVVYQLNGLNSLLDFPLLSPRMNQLYCGAFIYNMYDLLRNRADIRYHVENFLLPDSKIMFDFYCYLYDWCAEFIPHWKRLQVDQTAVKAQQKKRLKKQRQATRKAEAKESNADPNAEMVKEADPEDDFFDLNNKFCALKVA; encoded by the exons CTCATGGATGGGGGCTACGAGGAGCGCAAGCTGCGGACCGTGAGCACCCGTTTGAGGGGCAAGATATCTGTGATCAAGAAGATCAATCCGAATGCCTCCATCACTCTGTTTCCCCTGCATCTGAAAGAGGTCTTTGTGGATGCCGTTCGGGATTGTGGAGTCCCAGTGATGCGGTGCGTCTTCGAGGCGGACGATGAGCTGGCTGCTTTGGCCAGGAAACTCAATTGTCCAGTGCTCTCCTACGACTCGGATTTCTACATTCACAATGTCAAGTATATTCCGCTGATTACGCTGACTGTAAAG GTGCTCACCAAACAGGTGAAGGACAAACAGAAGGACTCACGCGATCTGCGGCGCAACGAAGCCAAGAATGTGGAAAAGCGCACCAAGGCGAACAAGATTGTAACTGGCATACAAAACTCCGAGCAGAGAGCATCCCCAAAAGGCAGTACCAAGACCTACAAGTACCTGGACTGCTGCATCTATCGGGTGTCCCATCTCTGCGGACGCAGCACTTTGAGTCCCGAGAAGCTCCCACTTTTTGCCGCCCTCCTGGGCAACGATTACATTGCCCGCGGCGCCTTCAAGAACTTCTTTGCCGCCGGAATGGGCAAAGCTGGACGGAGTCGCAAGCTGAAGATTCAGCAGAAACGAATACAGGTCATCCTCACCTGGCTGAAGGAAGAAACGGCCGAGTCTGCGCTGGCCAAAGTGCTGTCCAGGCTGAAAAAG AACCAGCGGGATTCTCTAGTTTCCCAGGTCAATTCCGCCATTTCTGGCTACTCCAATGAGTTGTGCCATGCCTATGATTTCTTTGAAGAGCAGTACATTAATGCTTTTCCTTATATAGAACCCGCCAGTGAAGAGGAATTAAGTGATGATGAAGAGTTGGATGAAAATAGATCAGAAGGTGAAGAAGTCGAGGGTCAGGAGGAGGCTGAAAATCAAGAGGAGGAGGAACAGGAAGAGGATCCGGAAGCCGAGTCAGCTGAAGAAGAGGAAATAGATGAAGTAGAAGTTGAGGACAAAACCCTGCTCTTTCCACAATGGTTTCTGGACAAACTATACCCCGCTCACCTCTCCCGCTACTTTGTGGACCTCATGCACCTGCGCAAATACATCAACAACCCACAGATCGAGCACTTTCCCTTCCACGACTCCAATGAACTGGCCCTGCCCATCCTAAACTACGTGTTCTCTTTACTGCATCACGTGGATGGTGCGAAAACGGAGCCACAATTTGATGAGGAAGGTTCTCCAATTCCTATAGAGTATACCTACCTCACCAGAGTTCTTCGAGTGACCAATGTGAAGTATATTAAGATGCCCATCGAGAAGGAACCTGCTTATGCGTTTGATCCATCTTCTCCGGATGCCAGACATCTGAGGGCTGTTTTTGAAGCCAATGTTCCGCATGCGGATACGGAAAAGTTGTTCAGCAAGCTGGATGAACTGCCGGAGGATTTGCGGCTGTACTTCCTGGCCATTATCTACTGGTTACATCGCTCGGAACACTGTGATCTGTTGCATCTTCACTCGCTCATACTCAGTTTGCTTGTGCTGCGAACCATAGATATGAAAATACCGGCTGAAAGGGAGGTAAAAGCCTTCCGCAAGAGATTTGGGAAGACACTGAAGGCAGAAAGAGCAGTGAGGGATAAAGAATCAGCCGAGGGAGTTAAGCGCGGCATTAAACCAGCTCTTCTAGAGCTTTCAATACCAGATAGAATGGAACATGTACCGAAATCCGATTGCTATTTGACCCAAGAACGTCTGCTGCCGCATTTTCACATGCAGGAGATCTTCAAGAAGAAGTTTGATTTGTATTCATCAACGGTTATCCACGCATTTGCTGAATTTCAGGCTGTGGTCTATCAGCTAAATGGACTCAACTCACTTCTGGACTTTCCGCTCTTAAGTCCTAGAATGAATCAACTTTATTGCGGTGCTTTTATCTACAATATGTACGATCTTCTGAGAAATCGCGCGGATATCCGCTACCATGTAGAGAACTTCCTTCTGCCCGACTCCAAGATTATGTTTGATTTCTATTGCTATTTGTACGACTGGTGTGCGGAGTTTATTCCGCATTGGAAGCGATTGCAGGTGGACCAGACGGCGGTAAAGGCACAGCAAAAGAAGCGATTGAAGAAGCAACGTCAGGCGACCAGGAAAGCGGAGGCAAAGGAGTCCAATGCGGATCCCAATGCGGAAATGGTCAAGGAGGCTGATCCCGAAGATGACTTCTTCGATTTGAATAACAAATTCTGCGCGCTCAAAGTAGCGTAG